AGAAAATCTTTCAATGGCTCCGGTGGCGGAAAGGCTTAACGAGTTTCTGGGGGTCAAGGTCCGTTTTCCGGGCGCGGTTGTCGGCAGAAAGGTTGAGAACGCCTCCAAGAAACTCAAAAACGGCGAGGTAATGCTCCTTGAGAATCTCAGGTATCACAATGAAGAAGCGGAAAACGATGCGGATTTCTCGCGGAAACTGGCCTCTTTGGCCGATATTTACGTGAACGAAGCTTTCGGCACCTCGCACAGGGCCCACGCCTCCACCTACGGAATGACCGCTCACTTCGAGAAAAAGCTCGCGGGTCTTATGGTGGGAAACGAAATAAAGTTTCTGAGCCGTCTGATAAAGAGACCAAAAAAACCCTACTTAGTCATTGTCGGGGGCATGAAGATAAAGGACAAGATAGGGGCACTCAAGAACATAATAAAGAAGGCGGACAGGGTTCTTG
The nucleotide sequence above comes from Candidatus Dadabacteria bacterium. Encoded proteins:
- a CDS encoding phosphoglycerate kinase, with product MKKKLLVTDLPCSEYEGKRVFVRVDFNVPVNGGKITEDYRIRRTIPTIDYLTRCGARVILASHMGRPKGRRIENLSMAPVAERLNEFLGVKVRFPGAVVGRKVENASKKLKNGEVMLLENLRYHNEEAENDADFSRKLASLADIYVNEAFGTSHRAHASTYGMTAHFEKKLAGLMVGNEIKFLSRLIKRPKKPYLVIVGGMKIKDKIGALKNIIKKADRVLVGGGVAYTFLAARGVSVGKCSVEKEMICWAREALETYKEKILLPVDHVMAEAAGD